From a region of the Corallococcus coralloides DSM 2259 genome:
- a CDS encoding GatB/YqeY domain-containing protein produces MRAALKEALRARNAPASAVLRETLAAIDNAEAPDMSVAPAPVGGGIAGSAGGLGSGEVSRLLLSPEAVEALIQRELQERRDAVELYTRLGKLEEARTLQAQVDVLLAL; encoded by the coding sequence ATGCGGGCCGCGCTGAAGGAGGCCCTGCGCGCTCGAAACGCGCCCGCCTCGGCGGTGCTTCGGGAAACACTCGCCGCCATCGACAATGCCGAGGCGCCTGACATGAGCGTCGCCCCAGCCCCGGTCGGTGGTGGCATCGCTGGCAGCGCGGGGGGACTCGGAAGTGGCGAGGTGTCCCGGTTGCTGTTGTCGCCGGAGGCGGTGGAGGCCCTCATCCAGCGTGAACTCCAGGAGCGTCGCGACGCGGTGGAGCTCTACACCCGGCTCGGCAAGCTCGAAGAGGCCCGGACGCTTCAGGCGCAAGTGGACGTGCTTCTGGCGCTTTGA
- a CDS encoding CotH kinase family protein: protein MGRARRGSSRAATALLVLGVAVAGCQPQSPWRVPVPECTGTVGAAREDAAREQGQDPRGHVEEDGLPVLHLYVADSLPDDNGYQAARVFYRGRCYVARARHRGATSKDFPKRSYTLDFPAGQTFDEPLLAAGFSGRRKVVLLSPFNDSSYLRARLGFTLWSLMSPDHLQVKAFSAVVYLDGRYHGLYTVVDHVDRHSLSAQGMDVQGELFKAVAPDANFSSRDASGRPKASLRLGYEKKEGEPEEGDGAYASIEQLTAFVADSPAERFRAERGAWMQVEDYEDWWILAHLAALSDSVTKNAYHFRAPGQARRWRYIPWDLDASFGQNWDTTRQAPDVMDSFTEENRLFARMLEDPAIRQPLRERLHTLLHTSLHRDVVQGLIDTYAAEIDRAARKDEAHWGEAHRHFPRWNQRTDILGFEDEVQYLHAWVDDHWALLEEEVR from the coding sequence ATGGGACGAGCGAGGCGAGGGTCGTCGCGCGCCGCCACGGCCCTGCTGGTGCTGGGAGTGGCCGTGGCTGGCTGCCAGCCCCAGAGTCCCTGGAGGGTCCCCGTCCCCGAATGCACCGGGACGGTGGGCGCCGCCCGCGAAGACGCGGCTCGCGAGCAGGGACAGGATCCGCGCGGCCACGTCGAGGAGGATGGGCTGCCGGTGCTCCACCTCTACGTGGCGGATTCGCTTCCGGATGACAACGGCTACCAGGCGGCGCGCGTCTTCTATCGCGGACGCTGCTACGTCGCCCGGGCCCGACATCGCGGCGCGACGTCCAAGGACTTCCCCAAGCGCAGCTACACGCTCGACTTCCCAGCCGGTCAGACCTTCGACGAGCCCCTGCTCGCGGCCGGCTTCTCCGGCCGACGCAAGGTGGTGTTGCTCAGCCCCTTCAATGACAGCTCATACCTGCGAGCGAGGCTGGGCTTCACCCTGTGGAGCCTCATGTCTCCCGACCACCTCCAGGTGAAGGCCTTCAGCGCGGTCGTCTACCTGGACGGGCGCTATCACGGGCTCTACACGGTGGTGGACCACGTCGACCGTCATTCGCTCTCCGCGCAGGGAATGGATGTCCAGGGAGAGCTCTTCAAGGCCGTGGCCCCCGACGCCAACTTCTCCTCGCGGGACGCATCCGGCAGGCCCAAGGCCTCACTGCGTCTGGGCTACGAGAAGAAGGAGGGCGAGCCCGAGGAGGGAGACGGGGCCTACGCCAGCATCGAGCAGCTCACCGCCTTCGTGGCGGATTCCCCCGCGGAGCGCTTCCGCGCGGAGCGCGGCGCCTGGATGCAGGTGGAGGACTACGAGGACTGGTGGATCCTCGCGCACCTGGCGGCCCTGTCCGACTCCGTGACGAAGAACGCCTACCATTTCCGCGCGCCAGGTCAGGCGCGGCGCTGGCGATACATCCCCTGGGACCTGGATGCGAGCTTCGGGCAGAACTGGGACACCACGCGACAGGCCCCGGACGTGATGGACTCCTTCACGGAGGAGAACCGCCTGTTCGCCCGGATGTTGGAGGACCCCGCCATCCGCCAACCCCTCCGCGAGCGACTCCACACGCTGCTGCACACCTCACTCCACCGGGACGTCGTCCAGGGGCTCATCGACACCTATGCCGCAGAGATCGACCGCGCGGCACGCAAGGATGAAGCCCACTGGGGCGAGGCCCATCGCCACTTCCCGCGATGGAACCAGCGCACGGACATCCTCGGCTTCGAGGACGAGGTGCAGTACCTCCACGCCTGGGTGGATGACCACTGGGCGCTCCTGGAAGAAGAGGTCCGCTAG
- a CDS encoding TIGR03118 family protein — protein sequence MALPGAAIAQAPGELPNTYAQRNLVSDGSVSADHPDARLINSWGLAFNPFGPAWVADNGTGVSTLYDGDGNAQSLVVTIPVPTGATAPSSPTGVVFNGSEGFVVAQGTNTGPARFIFVTEEGVVAGWSPLAAPANAILTVDNSGSNAIYKGVALANNGTAAYLYATDFHNGKVDVFDSKFAPATLSGSFTDPNLPAGFAPFGIQNINGDLYVSYAQQDEEREDDVHGAGLGYVNVFDANGNLIRRLISAGNLNAPWGMAVAPASFGRFAGRLLVGNFGDGTINAFDVVTGTLDAQLQGTNGQPIVIDGLWALGFGNGLLNQPTNTLFFTAGPAEESQGLYGRLDVATASTTRVPFRPTR from the coding sequence GTGGCCCTGCCTGGAGCGGCCATCGCCCAGGCACCAGGCGAGCTTCCCAATACGTACGCCCAGCGGAACCTGGTCTCCGACGGCAGCGTGAGCGCGGATCATCCGGATGCCCGTCTGATCAACAGCTGGGGGCTTGCCTTCAACCCGTTCGGCCCCGCCTGGGTCGCCGACAACGGGACGGGGGTGTCAACCCTCTATGACGGCGATGGGAACGCGCAGTCGCTCGTCGTCACCATTCCGGTGCCCACGGGAGCCACGGCTCCGTCGAGCCCCACGGGCGTCGTCTTCAACGGCTCCGAGGGCTTCGTGGTCGCCCAGGGAACCAACACGGGGCCTGCTCGCTTCATCTTCGTGACGGAGGAGGGCGTCGTGGCCGGCTGGTCTCCGCTGGCGGCCCCTGCCAATGCCATCCTGACGGTGGACAACTCCGGCAGTAACGCAATCTACAAGGGCGTCGCCCTGGCGAACAATGGCACCGCCGCCTATCTCTACGCGACCGACTTCCACAACGGGAAGGTGGATGTCTTTGACAGCAAGTTCGCGCCCGCCACGCTGAGCGGGAGCTTCACGGATCCGAACCTGCCGGCCGGCTTCGCGCCGTTCGGCATCCAGAACATCAACGGCGACCTCTACGTGAGCTATGCGCAGCAGGACGAGGAGCGCGAGGACGACGTGCACGGCGCGGGCCTGGGCTACGTCAACGTCTTCGATGCGAACGGGAACCTGATCCGCCGGCTCATCTCCGCGGGCAACCTGAACGCGCCGTGGGGCATGGCCGTGGCGCCGGCCAGCTTCGGGCGGTTCGCCGGGCGCCTGCTGGTGGGCAACTTCGGCGACGGCACCATCAACGCCTTCGACGTCGTGACGGGCACCCTGGATGCCCAGCTCCAGGGCACCAACGGGCAGCCGATCGTCATCGACGGCCTCTGGGCGCTCGGGTTCGGCAACGGCCTTCTGAACCAGCCCACCAACACGCTGTTCTTCACCGCGGGTCCGGCGGAGGAGAGCCAGGGCCTGTATGGCCGGCTGGACGTGGCCACCGCGAGCACGACCCGCGTCCCCTTCCGTCCCACGCGCTGA
- a CDS encoding GlxA family transcriptional regulator yields the protein MILHVVLDGVAEGPLGVGLDVINTATRLLESGLVPGVPRANPLRQRVVSLDGRPVRSGTGRSVCVDGALSLRSVKAGDVLLVPGLSAASERAIEQLLSRADTARGMELLARAAAKGATVAASCSATFVLAAAGLLEGRNATTTWWLVPAFVRRFPQVTVRADRMVIESDGVLTAGSAFAHADLMLAIVARVASPSLAHLAARYLVLDERVSQSRYMVMEHLRVSDPALSAVERFITANLGRQLTLEELARAAATSSRTLARRVQAGLGMTPLEFVQRVRVAHASHLLETTRDSVDDVAARVGYADAAAFRRVYRRYAGESPRGRRPRGSRQG from the coding sequence ATGATCTTGCATGTCGTGCTGGATGGCGTGGCCGAGGGCCCGCTGGGTGTCGGCCTCGACGTGATCAACACGGCCACGCGCCTGTTGGAGTCAGGCCTCGTCCCGGGCGTTCCACGAGCGAACCCACTGCGTCAACGCGTGGTGTCGCTGGACGGCCGCCCGGTCCGCTCCGGCACGGGACGCTCCGTCTGCGTGGACGGAGCGCTCAGCCTGCGAAGCGTGAAGGCGGGAGATGTGCTGCTGGTGCCCGGGCTCTCCGCGGCCAGCGAGCGCGCCATCGAACAGTTGCTCTCCCGCGCCGACACCGCGCGCGGCATGGAGCTGCTGGCGCGAGCGGCGGCGAAGGGGGCGACGGTCGCGGCATCGTGCTCGGCGACCTTCGTCCTGGCGGCGGCGGGACTCCTGGAGGGACGGAACGCGACGACGACCTGGTGGCTGGTGCCCGCGTTCGTGCGCCGCTTCCCGCAGGTCACCGTCCGTGCGGACCGGATGGTCATCGAGAGTGACGGCGTCCTCACCGCGGGCTCGGCCTTCGCGCACGCCGACTTGATGCTGGCCATCGTCGCGCGCGTCGCGAGCCCCTCCCTGGCGCACCTGGCGGCTCGCTACCTCGTGCTCGACGAGCGCGTTTCGCAGTCCCGATACATGGTGATGGAGCACCTGCGCGTGTCGGACCCGGCGCTGAGCGCGGTCGAGCGGTTCATCACCGCGAACCTCGGCCGGCAGTTGACGCTGGAGGAGCTCGCCCGCGCCGCCGCCACGTCCTCGCGCACGCTCGCGCGACGGGTCCAGGCCGGCCTGGGCATGACGCCGCTCGAGTTCGTGCAGCGGGTCCGCGTGGCGCATGCCTCCCACCTCCTGGAGACGACGCGGGACTCGGTCGATGACGTCGCCGCCCGGGTGGGCTACGCCGACGCGGCTGCCTTTCGACGCGTGTACCGGCGGTACGCCGGCGAGAGCCCCCGCGGCAGACGGCCGAGGGGCTCCCGACAGGGCTGA
- a CDS encoding dienelactone hydrolase family protein: MTSPADDPLDDFERRTITLQSTPRAVYVAGRGPAVIVMAEMPGISPHVARFARWVRDAGFTVYMPSLFGRDGAYPQAEEGLAVMKRACVSAEFRAFAANASSPVTQWLRALASLAHQECGGPGVGAIGMCFTGNFALSLMLEPAVLAPVLCQPSLPLDHPGAIQIAPEEAAAVKERLEREDLTVLAYRFDGDRFCTAQRFAAYAEALGPRFHPRVLPSSAANPRPPPFFERIVGGAHSVVTAHLIDADGEPTLAARDEILSFFARRLRQEAALREATDESPLS; encoded by the coding sequence ATGACTTCTCCCGCCGACGATCCCCTGGATGACTTCGAGCGACGCACCATCACGCTTCAGTCGACCCCGCGCGCCGTCTACGTCGCCGGTCGAGGTCCCGCGGTCATCGTCATGGCCGAGATGCCAGGCATCAGTCCTCACGTCGCGCGCTTCGCACGCTGGGTCCGGGATGCCGGCTTCACGGTCTACATGCCGTCGTTGTTCGGGAGGGATGGGGCCTATCCGCAGGCGGAGGAGGGGCTCGCCGTGATGAAGCGGGCCTGCGTGAGCGCGGAGTTCCGCGCGTTCGCTGCGAATGCATCAAGCCCTGTGACGCAGTGGCTGCGTGCGCTCGCGAGCCTCGCGCACCAGGAATGCGGAGGGCCCGGCGTCGGCGCCATCGGCATGTGCTTCACCGGCAACTTCGCGCTCAGCCTGATGCTCGAGCCCGCGGTGCTGGCGCCCGTCCTGTGCCAGCCCTCGCTGCCGCTCGACCATCCGGGAGCGATTCAAATCGCCCCCGAGGAGGCCGCGGCCGTGAAGGAACGGCTCGAGCGTGAAGACCTGACGGTGCTCGCGTACCGCTTCGACGGAGATCGCTTTTGCACGGCACAGCGCTTCGCCGCCTACGCCGAAGCGCTGGGGCCTCGCTTCCACCCCAGGGTGCTGCCGTCGTCGGCCGCGAACCCCAGGCCCCCGCCCTTCTTCGAGCGGATCGTCGGCGGTGCTCACAGTGTCGTGACCGCGCACCTCATCGACGCGGACGGAGAGCCGACCCTCGCGGCGCGAGACGAGATCCTGTCCTTCTTCGCGCGGAGGCTTCGCCAGGAAGCAGCCCTGCGAGAAGCCACGGATGAGTCGCCGCTTTCGTGA
- a CDS encoding class I SAM-dependent methyltransferase: MMIQEAFFVSALDVACGTGLYSRRLKQRGANRVVGLDASEGMIDYARHLEREAPLGIEYVVQDAARAGDLGVFDVVVATYLLHYAPTRQDLRSMCGTLHRALAPGHRLVSICMSPDLQLADSGYYRPFGFELHSRGQEGDEVRMVSVLPELPFTLVAYHWTRPTYEAALRDAGFRDITWREPQVSPEGVTAMGASYWEPYLRQPHATVFTCVAE, from the coding sequence ATGATGATCCAGGAGGCATTCTTCGTGTCCGCGCTGGACGTGGCCTGTGGCACCGGGCTCTACAGCCGGCGGTTGAAGCAGCGCGGCGCGAACAGGGTCGTCGGGCTGGACGCGTCCGAGGGGATGATCGACTACGCCCGCCACCTGGAGCGCGAGGCCCCGCTGGGCATCGAGTACGTCGTCCAGGACGCGGCCCGCGCGGGCGACCTGGGCGTCTTCGATGTGGTGGTGGCGACGTACCTGCTCCACTACGCGCCCACCCGTCAGGACCTGCGGTCGATGTGCGGCACTCTTCACCGGGCACTGGCGCCCGGGCACAGGCTGGTCTCCATCTGCATGAGCCCGGACCTCCAGCTCGCCGACTCCGGCTACTACCGGCCCTTTGGCTTCGAGCTCCACTCCCGCGGCCAGGAGGGCGACGAGGTGCGCATGGTCAGCGTCCTTCCTGAGCTGCCCTTCACGCTCGTCGCGTACCACTGGACGCGGCCCACCTACGAGGCTGCCCTCCGGGACGCAGGGTTCCGCGACATCACCTGGCGCGAGCCGCAGGTCTCCCCGGAGGGCGTCACCGCCATGGGCGCCAGCTATTGGGAGCCCTACCTGCGCCAGCCCCACGCCACCGTGTTCACCTGCGTGGCGGAGTAG
- a CDS encoding DNA alkylation repair protein — MSALPAMTEELRRTLKARSDPRLAEATRRYFPTDIRALGVPNAEVRRIADAFAKERGLSPEDRLAVTEELLAQANHHEEVLLGFAVVRKAVGRSFDESLLDRFRFWLEHSVWNWAQCDDLCLTVLYPFFLTRTPALTRIQHWTGSRSPWCRRAANVALVKFVSRRIRSSSYMLPLDVILGNAHRLLSDPEPYVQKSVGWLLKVAAEHHREAVVAFIQENISRMQRDTLRYAIERLDPKQRKSLLALEYKTS; from the coding sequence ATGAGCGCGCTCCCTGCCATGACCGAAGAGCTTCGCCGCACCCTGAAGGCGCGGAGTGACCCTCGCCTCGCCGAGGCGACGCGCCGCTACTTCCCCACGGACATCCGAGCCCTTGGGGTCCCCAACGCGGAGGTGCGGCGCATCGCAGATGCGTTCGCCAAGGAGCGGGGCCTGTCGCCCGAGGACCGCCTGGCGGTGACCGAGGAACTGCTCGCCCAGGCGAACCACCACGAGGAGGTGCTCCTGGGGTTCGCCGTGGTCCGCAAGGCCGTCGGGCGCTCGTTCGACGAGTCGCTGCTGGACCGCTTCCGGTTCTGGCTGGAGCACTCCGTCTGGAATTGGGCCCAGTGCGACGACCTGTGTCTGACGGTGCTCTACCCGTTCTTCCTCACCCGGACGCCCGCACTCACCCGAATCCAGCACTGGACCGGATCCCGTTCCCCCTGGTGCCGGAGGGCGGCGAACGTCGCGCTCGTGAAATTCGTGAGCCGCAGGATTCGCTCCTCCAGCTACATGCTGCCCCTCGATGTGATTCTCGGAAATGCACACCGGTTGCTATCGGACCCAGAGCCGTATGTGCAGAAGAGCGTGGGGTGGCTGCTGAAGGTGGCGGCGGAGCACCACCGGGAGGCGGTGGTGGCGTTCATCCAGGAGAACATCTCCAGGATGCAACGGGACACCCTGCGCTATGCCATTGAACGGCTGGATCCGAAACAACGGAAGTCGCTACTTGCGCTGGAGTACAAGACATCATGA
- a CDS encoding Kelch repeat-containing protein, with the protein MSSLRLSAVLPLMLALLAGCDSEPPTSVSGSGAMQLTVYTAAVVPGDVSRVTVTVSGADMVSLSKDLVLTSGAWSGVISDIPAGLQRTFVAQAFTSSNTLRYEGRVENVTVTAGATGLVTLTLQDVSVPPPFTNEAPILDSLLATPTTVAPGGSVTLTATAHDPNAGDTVSFSWAAPSGSFSAPTSANTTWTAPTVQAPVTLVLTVSDSRGATLSVNLTLNVSAGSGASTVRAEFNVAPRVVTLTSTQSYLNVGAQTALSTSATDADGDPLSYQWSATCAGSFTGASTATATFTPSALPTGACNNCQLNVVVKDGRGGQNTGSLMLCVSKDAVVRAPPTMTRAAQSSQTATAGQVLTFEVNATDPAGLALSFTWAANVGTSGTPSTGPSGSILTWTAPSCLNTGVTPTLVATVSNTLGLKATQSFTVTGLPACPSAFWAAANSMSNARTDHTAVLLGNGKVLVSGGRNNIVGHMAYSELYDPTAGTWSSVSSMPSDRSGHAAVLLGNGKVLVSGGTNSMGYAAASLLYDPATSNWSTSGSMFSPRYQHTATVLSNGKVLAAGGWNSSGLTSMTELYDPATGTWASSGSMAVPRDVHTATLLPNGKVLVTGGTNNVSYQATAELYDPATGTWSATGSMISVRGYHAATLLPNGKVLVTGGGGNGTLATAELYDPATGTWSATGSMSAPRHSHTATLLNTGKVLVTGGCCTVGAALATAELYDPATGTWSAAGSMVQQRLEHTATLLANGKVLALGGFRALETNSELRAADLYTP; encoded by the coding sequence GTGTCTTCACTGCGTTTGTCCGCAGTCCTCCCGCTCATGCTGGCGTTGCTCGCCGGCTGTGACTCCGAGCCCCCCACCAGCGTGTCCGGGTCGGGTGCGATGCAGCTGACCGTCTACACCGCCGCGGTCGTGCCCGGGGACGTCTCGCGCGTCACCGTCACCGTCTCCGGCGCGGACATGGTCTCGCTCTCCAAGGACCTGGTGCTCACCAGCGGCGCGTGGAGCGGAGTCATCAGTGACATTCCCGCGGGTCTCCAGCGCACCTTCGTGGCGCAGGCCTTCACCTCGTCCAACACCCTGCGCTACGAGGGGCGCGTCGAGAACGTCACCGTCACCGCCGGCGCCACGGGGCTGGTGACCCTCACCCTGCAGGATGTCTCCGTCCCACCGCCCTTCACCAACGAGGCGCCCATCCTCGACTCCCTGTTGGCCACGCCCACCACCGTGGCCCCGGGGGGCAGCGTCACCCTGACGGCCACGGCCCATGATCCCAACGCGGGGGACACCGTGAGCTTCTCCTGGGCGGCTCCCTCGGGCAGCTTCTCCGCGCCCACCTCGGCCAATACCACCTGGACGGCACCCACCGTGCAGGCCCCGGTGACCCTGGTGCTCACGGTGAGCGACTCGCGCGGCGCGACCCTGTCGGTGAACCTGACCTTGAATGTCTCCGCGGGCAGTGGCGCGAGCACCGTGAGGGCGGAGTTCAACGTCGCGCCCAGGGTGGTGACCCTGACGTCCACCCAGTCCTATCTGAACGTGGGCGCGCAGACAGCGCTGTCCACCTCGGCCACCGACGCGGACGGTGACCCGCTCAGCTATCAGTGGAGCGCCACCTGCGCGGGCAGCTTCACGGGCGCGAGCACCGCCACCGCGACCTTCACGCCCTCGGCCCTGCCCACGGGGGCGTGCAACAACTGCCAGCTGAACGTGGTGGTGAAGGACGGCCGCGGGGGACAGAACACGGGCAGCCTGATGCTGTGCGTGTCCAAGGACGCCGTCGTGCGTGCGCCGCCGACGATGACGCGCGCCGCCCAGTCGAGCCAGACGGCCACGGCCGGCCAGGTGCTCACCTTCGAGGTGAACGCCACGGATCCCGCGGGCCTGGCCCTGAGCTTCACCTGGGCGGCCAACGTGGGCACGAGCGGCACCCCGAGCACCGGGCCCAGCGGCAGCATCCTCACCTGGACGGCGCCCTCGTGTCTCAACACGGGCGTCACCCCGACCCTCGTCGCCACGGTGAGCAACACCCTGGGCCTGAAGGCGACCCAGAGCTTCACGGTGACGGGACTGCCGGCGTGCCCCTCGGCCTTCTGGGCCGCGGCGAACTCCATGTCCAACGCCCGCACTGATCACACGGCGGTCCTGCTGGGCAATGGCAAGGTGCTGGTCTCGGGGGGACGCAACAACATCGTTGGCCACATGGCGTACTCGGAGCTGTACGACCCGACCGCGGGCACCTGGAGCTCCGTCAGCTCCATGCCTTCGGATCGCTCCGGACATGCGGCGGTCCTGCTGGGCAATGGCAAGGTGCTGGTCTCGGGGGGAACCAACAGCATGGGCTATGCGGCGGCGTCGCTGCTGTACGACCCGGCCACGAGCAACTGGAGCACCTCCGGCTCCATGTTCTCCCCGCGCTACCAGCACACGGCGACGGTGCTCTCCAATGGCAAGGTGCTTGCCGCGGGGGGATGGAACTCCAGTGGCCTTACGTCGATGACGGAGCTGTACGACCCGGCCACGGGCACCTGGGCCTCGAGCGGCTCCATGGCCGTCCCGCGCGATGTCCATACGGCGACGCTGCTGCCCAATGGCAAGGTGCTCGTCACGGGGGGGACCAACAACGTCAGCTACCAGGCGACGGCGGAGCTGTATGACCCGGCCACGGGCACCTGGAGCGCCACCGGCTCCATGATCTCGGTGCGCGGCTATCACGCGGCGACGCTGCTGCCCAATGGCAAGGTGCTCGTCACGGGGGGCGGGGGCAATGGCACCCTGGCGACGGCGGAGCTGTATGACCCGGCCACGGGCACCTGGAGCGCCACCGGCTCCATGTCCGCGCCGCGCCACTCCCACACGGCGACGCTGCTCAACACGGGCAAGGTGCTCGTCACGGGGGGATGCTGCACCGTTGGCGCCGCCCTGGCGACGGCGGAGCTGTATGACCCGGCCACGGGCACCTGGAGCGCCGCCGGCTCCATGGTCCAACAGCGCTTGGAGCACACGGCGACGCTGCTGGCCAATGGCAAGGTGCTCGCCCTGGGGGGATTCCGCGCCCTCGAAACCAATAGCGAGCTGCGGGCGGCGGACCTGTATACCCCCTGA
- a CDS encoding XRE family transcriptional regulator: MERGEFLRSWRADTGFSAGKVAQLAQLPESTVEGIESGAHDPSFEELDALAGVLGLRADEIYDDHISESAPREGIRLLMKSAVAYRPSEAVRLRMLEAAAAARDLLDLQSELRPSRGGFERFASRPLASTADAPFKLGDELAREVRKQLVIQGPIISMRDLAQETLGIPIIAAELSADGPDAFSVYAPGRRAAIILNLQGKNTHPLVRRFSIAHEVGHVLFDRPGMGAFGVACKVDPGRGLDIESRANAFAMRLLLPHTQITQLSSEILKPAIFRKTMEMWGVHFSALQLYAEKVLNLSRDEAKHRLPDVDRSSPNQWAMAEELAEERRGLGQVPVPRRGALARLVLNLVRKDQISHARARELLSINGVASIEELAAEADVSLDGE, translated from the coding sequence ATGGAACGCGGCGAGTTCTTGCGAAGCTGGCGAGCAGACACGGGCTTCTCGGCCGGGAAGGTCGCGCAGTTGGCGCAATTGCCGGAATCGACTGTTGAGGGAATCGAATCTGGGGCGCACGACCCCTCATTCGAGGAGTTGGACGCACTCGCGGGTGTGCTCGGGTTGCGGGCCGACGAAATCTACGACGATCACATCTCTGAGTCAGCTCCCCGAGAGGGCATTCGCCTTCTAATGAAGAGCGCGGTTGCATACCGCCCCAGCGAAGCGGTTCGTCTGCGCATGCTTGAGGCGGCGGCTGCGGCTCGCGACCTGTTGGATCTCCAGTCGGAACTTCGTCCGTCACGCGGAGGCTTTGAAAGGTTCGCAAGCCGACCTCTTGCCTCTACTGCTGACGCGCCATTCAAGCTCGGCGACGAACTCGCACGCGAGGTTCGCAAGCAACTCGTAATCCAAGGGCCCATCATATCGATGCGCGACCTAGCGCAAGAGACCCTTGGAATTCCGATTATTGCAGCAGAGCTTTCCGCGGATGGGCCCGACGCATTCTCGGTCTATGCGCCCGGTCGCCGAGCAGCAATCATTCTGAATCTTCAAGGCAAAAACACTCACCCGCTTGTGCGCCGGTTTTCCATCGCGCATGAAGTGGGGCATGTCCTATTTGATCGACCTGGAATGGGTGCTTTCGGCGTGGCTTGTAAAGTCGATCCAGGGCGTGGGCTCGATATAGAATCCCGTGCGAATGCATTCGCAATGCGATTGCTCCTGCCACACACGCAAATCACCCAACTTAGCAGTGAAATTCTGAAGCCAGCGATCTTCCGCAAAACAATGGAGATGTGGGGAGTACATTTCAGCGCACTCCAATTGTACGCAGAGAAGGTTCTGAATCTTAGTCGTGACGAGGCAAAACATCGACTTCCTGATGTAGATCGCTCCAGCCCTAACCAATGGGCAATGGCGGAAGAACTCGCGGAGGAACGCCGCGGACTTGGGCAAGTCCCCGTGCCTCGTCGAGGGGCACTCGCGAGGCTTGTTCTGAATCTGGTACGGAAGGACCAGATTTCACACGCTCGAGCGAGGGAACTCCTAAGTATAAACGGAGTGGCCTCGATTGAGGAACTCGCAGCGGAGGCGGATGTTTCGCTGGATGGAGAGTGA
- a CDS encoding zinc-dependent alcohol dehydrogenase family protein, which produces MQAYELHTPTGASSWTLVEAPQAQPGPGQALVRIHAVSLNYRDLIIARGTYPGLKLPLIPCSDGAGEVVAVGSGVTRVKVGDRVAPTFFQVWTDGERTPEKVAHALGGSVPGVLAEYVCLDAEGLVLLPDWLSYEEGSTLPCAAVTAWNALVPQGGLKRGQTVLAQGTGGVSIFALQFAHLFGARVLITSSQDDKLQRAKQLGAQGLINYRQTPDWEEAVLTLTGNQGVDHVLEVGGAGTLPRSIAATKEGGHIALIGLLTGAPGKPDTTATSARHLRVVSTYVGSREMFEDMLEAMSQEKTRPVIDRVFPFAQAREALQYMESGGHFGKIVITL; this is translated from the coding sequence ATGCAGGCGTACGAGCTCCACACCCCCACCGGCGCCTCCAGCTGGACCCTCGTGGAGGCGCCCCAGGCCCAACCGGGCCCCGGCCAGGCGCTCGTCCGCATCCACGCCGTCTCCCTCAACTACCGCGACCTCATCATCGCCCGCGGCACCTACCCCGGCCTCAAGCTCCCCCTCATCCCCTGCTCCGACGGCGCCGGCGAGGTCGTCGCCGTGGGCTCCGGTGTCACCCGCGTGAAGGTCGGCGACCGCGTGGCCCCCACCTTCTTCCAGGTCTGGACCGACGGTGAGCGCACCCCGGAGAAGGTCGCCCACGCGCTCGGAGGAAGCGTCCCCGGCGTCCTCGCGGAATACGTCTGCCTGGACGCCGAAGGGCTGGTGCTCCTGCCGGACTGGCTCTCCTACGAGGAGGGCTCCACCCTCCCCTGCGCCGCCGTCACCGCCTGGAACGCGCTCGTCCCCCAGGGCGGCCTCAAGCGCGGGCAGACCGTGCTCGCGCAGGGCACCGGCGGCGTGTCCATCTTCGCCCTCCAGTTCGCCCACCTCTTCGGGGCGCGCGTCCTCATCACCTCCAGCCAGGACGACAAGCTCCAGCGCGCGAAACAGTTGGGCGCACAGGGGCTCATCAACTACCGCCAGACGCCGGACTGGGAGGAGGCCGTGCTCACGCTCACCGGCAACCAGGGCGTGGACCATGTGCTGGAGGTCGGCGGCGCGGGCACGCTGCCCCGCTCCATCGCGGCCACCAAGGAGGGCGGCCACATCGCGCTCATCGGCCTGCTCACCGGCGCTCCCGGCAAGCCGGACACCACCGCCACCAGCGCCAGACACCTGCGCGTCGTCAGCACCTACGTCGGCAGCCGCGAGATGTTCGAGGACATGCTCGAGGCCATGTCCCAGGAGAAGACCCGGCCCGTCATCGACCGCGTCTTCCCCTTCGCCCAGGCTCGCGAAGCGCTGCAGTACATGGAGTCCGGCGGCCACTTCGGAAAGATTGTCATCACCCTGTGA